CAAAAATTAGACCAGGTTCTTGAAGAACGCGGGCTTGGCCGGAAAGTGGCTATTGATTTGGCCAGGGCCGATTTGAAGTTGACCGTGGCCGAATTCTGGGCCATGACCGTAATTTCGGTGATTTTAACGGGAGGCGTATCTTGGATTTTGTTTCATCGCAATTGGATTTTTCTGTTAGGCGGCGCCATTTTTGGTTACTTTATCCCCAAAATAGTTATTAAAACACGTCAGAAAAGCCGGTTGAAAAAATTCAATAATCAATTGGGGGATGGTATCACCCTGATGGCCAACGGCCTGCGCGCCGGATATTCGTTGTTGCAATCTATCAATGCGGTGGCCGAAGAGATGCCCCCCCCCATTTCAATGGAATTCCGGCGGGTGGTGCAGGAAATTGGTTTGGGCATTCATTCTGAGCGCGCTTTCAATAATCTGCTCCGCCGCGTGCCCAGTGACGACCTTGACCTGATGATTACGGCGATTGGGGTTCAATCTGAAGTGGGCGGTAATCTGGCCGAGATATTGGAAATCATCGGTTTTGTTATCCGAGAACGGGTCCGGATCAAAGGCGAAATCCAGGTTTTGACGGCGCAAGGGCAAATGTCGGGATATGTTATCACCTTCCTGCCAATTGTTT
The genomic region above belongs to Anaerolineae bacterium and contains:
- a CDS encoding type II secretion system F family protein encodes the protein MLYVYVILGLGFLLTIGVIVAGVVMSRRDSGVALERLEQITAEEVIRDTEGEGDSVAGRTSESVLTQKLDQVLEERGLGRKVAIDLARADLKLTVAEFWAMTVISVILTGGVSWILFHRNWIFLLGGAIFGYFIPKIVIKTRQKSRLKKFNNQLGDGITLMANGLRAGYSLLQSINAVAEEMPPPISMEFRRVVQEIGLGIHSERAFNNLLRRVPSDDLDLMITAIGVQSEVGGNLAEILEIIGFVIRERVRIKGEIQVLTAQGQMSGYVITFLPIVLGLILYAMNQEYIGRMIFTCESRGVSDDLCSQPCGWIMIGAGLLTISAGFFAIQKIIDIDV